One part of the Parasphingorhabdus sp. SCSIO 66989 genome encodes these proteins:
- a CDS encoding FecR family protein, giving the protein MTCPSCRIALLAIAVLALSSIISPSATAQQRVEVGNAASVAGNVTLENNRLEKPIKVKRRQRIAWGDVIRTKKNSQMQILLLDRSSFGIGQRSRVRIDRYVYDPNKGRSLFTTFIKGALRFFSGSSKGENSAEISTPSGRIGIRGTAIDMLVGEKAEDIAEDEGFVGSVRSDDDEATLVVLRGPGANTQSGLTLGLADVTGAGVTVVLDEPGLAAYIPREGAAPIGPFRISNRGLARVQNQILPRWARSLKNGGILDEVIGGAAAAAIIGAILGTTGGDDDGLGPNTGGIPNNPNNPTTGNDPNGNDNCENANGEPVRCPPGIN; this is encoded by the coding sequence ATGACATGTCCATCCTGCAGGATTGCCTTACTGGCCATTGCCGTGCTGGCCCTGTCGAGCATCATAAGCCCATCTGCCACAGCACAGCAACGCGTCGAAGTCGGCAATGCTGCAAGCGTGGCGGGCAATGTCACCCTTGAGAACAATCGGCTCGAAAAACCGATCAAGGTCAAGCGCCGTCAACGGATCGCCTGGGGCGATGTGATCAGGACCAAGAAAAACTCGCAGATGCAGATTCTGCTGTTGGATCGTTCCAGCTTCGGCATTGGTCAGCGTTCCCGTGTGCGGATCGATAGATATGTCTATGACCCGAACAAGGGACGGTCACTATTTACCACCTTTATCAAAGGCGCATTGCGATTCTTTTCCGGCTCCAGCAAAGGGGAAAACAGCGCCGAGATTTCCACCCCGTCTGGACGCATTGGCATTCGTGGCACGGCGATTGACATGCTTGTGGGTGAAAAGGCCGAGGACATAGCTGAGGATGAAGGTTTTGTCGGCAGCGTGCGCAGCGATGATGACGAAGCGACTTTAGTGGTGTTGCGCGGTCCGGGTGCCAATACACAGTCCGGCCTTACGCTGGGCCTTGCAGATGTAACCGGTGCGGGTGTGACTGTTGTCCTCGATGAACCTGGCCTTGCTGCCTATATTCCGCGCGAAGGAGCCGCACCGATTGGGCCGTTCCGTATCTCCAATAGAGGGCTGGCAAGGGTGCAGAACCAGATATTGCCGCGCTGGGCACGCAGCTTAAAGAACGGTGGCATCCTTGATGAGGTCATCGGCGGAGCCGCCGCGGCGGCGATAATCGGCGCTATACTGGGGACGACCGGTGGTGATGACGATGGCCTTGGTCCGAACACCGGTGGCATTCCGAATAACCCGAATAATCCAACTACGGGCAATGATCCGAACGGCAACGACAATTGTGAAAATGCCAATGGAGAGCCGGTGCGCTGTCCGCCTGGAATCAACTGA
- a CDS encoding tetratricopeptide repeat protein yields MTHTSFRAAFAAMIFVASYPLAAQTIDDLDILSEQTVDAETGIETARQQTERGELLEALATLERVLTLFPKSAEARFNHATLLCWIGDPQGAIVEFERLDKDDYAKGALKQAEAECAKAMVENQR; encoded by the coding sequence ATGACTCACACATCCTTTCGTGCCGCCTTTGCGGCAATGATCTTCGTGGCCAGCTATCCATTAGCGGCACAGACGATAGACGATCTCGACATATTGTCCGAGCAGACTGTCGATGCGGAAACAGGCATCGAAACCGCGCGACAGCAGACAGAGCGCGGGGAGTTGTTAGAAGCACTGGCAACGCTGGAGCGTGTACTTACCCTCTTCCCGAAGTCCGCCGAAGCCCGTTTCAATCACGCAACGCTATTATGCTGGATAGGTGATCCACAAGGCGCGATTGTTGAATTTGAACGACTGGACAAGGACGATTACGCCAAGGGTGCGCTGAAACAGGCCGAAGCGGAGTGTGCCAAGGCCATGGTGGAGAATCAGCGATGA
- a CDS encoding S9 family peptidase, with the protein MIKITWWPLAAALVMMPGMSLAEEQERKPLTLEAVYGSPSLSGSTPRALKLSPDGRYATLLKPRADDRQRYDLWAIDTTTGEERMLVDSEALGGREISEEEKMRRERMRLAGTRGIVSYDWGPDGKALLVPVDGDLWIAPLDGEPRRFTDTEATELDAQLSETGRYASFVRGGELYVTETATGEERQLTEGASDTISWGSAEFVAQEELDRSRGHWWSPDDQLLAVARVDESGVGVVQRLAIGAEGSALIAQRYPRAGTDNAVVELFVMRPDGSDPVKMDLGEDPDFYLARVNWSADGKTLWVQRLSRDQKRLDLLAFDPATGSASPVLAETAETFVNLPSSGFGQGGEQGLIPLKDGGFLWLSERDGFMHLYRWRDGGLSQITKGEWVISSVAGINEPGNVAYIVGNRETPLERHVYAVSLDGSGEPKRLTERGYWHGGTSDGKGTRLLLQRQSPMQPPQVYLADTEGKRLRWMEENSIGADHPFAPYTHVQRAPEYGMINAADGQVMHWEVLKPEGEGPFPVIFNVYGGPHAQRVARGWVSPADLWWVEQGYAIFSLDNRGSGNRGRAFEEPIHLALGGVEVEDQLAGLAWLKEQPWADGDRIVANGWSYGGYMVLKLLQAAPGDFAGGISGAPVTQWDLYDTAYTERYLGDPRVAPDVYKRADVLGRVDAIKDPLLVVHGMSDDNVIFDNSVRLFAELQQARVPFETAVYPGQAHGFQSTDILVHRALTLQRFLDKVAPTDDARVAEQ; encoded by the coding sequence ATGATTAAGATCACATGGTGGCCGTTGGCTGCGGCGCTGGTTATGATGCCCGGAATGTCGCTCGCTGAAGAACAGGAACGCAAACCGCTCACTCTGGAGGCGGTCTATGGCAGCCCCAGCCTGTCGGGGTCCACACCGCGCGCGCTCAAGCTTTCGCCGGATGGGCGCTATGCGACGCTGTTGAAACCGCGTGCAGATGATCGGCAGCGCTATGACCTTTGGGCGATTGATACCACCACCGGCGAGGAGCGGATGCTGGTAGATAGTGAGGCACTTGGCGGGCGGGAGATTTCCGAAGAGGAAAAGATGCGTCGCGAGCGCATGCGGCTGGCCGGTACGCGCGGCATTGTCAGCTATGACTGGGGACCGGATGGCAAGGCGCTGTTGGTACCGGTCGACGGTGATTTGTGGATTGCCCCTTTAGATGGTGAACCCAGGCGGTTCACCGATACCGAGGCGACCGAGTTGGACGCCCAGCTATCCGAGACCGGCCGCTATGCCAGCTTTGTGCGCGGCGGTGAGCTTTATGTTACCGAGACTGCCACTGGCGAGGAGCGGCAACTGACTGAGGGCGCGAGCGATACCATCAGCTGGGGCTCAGCCGAATTTGTCGCACAAGAAGAGCTGGATCGCTCACGCGGCCATTGGTGGAGTCCTGATGATCAGTTACTCGCGGTGGCTCGTGTCGATGAAAGCGGTGTCGGCGTAGTGCAGCGGCTTGCCATTGGTGCGGAGGGCAGCGCGCTTATTGCCCAGCGCTATCCGCGTGCCGGGACCGATAATGCCGTTGTCGAACTGTTCGTTATGCGCCCCGATGGCAGCGACCCGGTCAAGATGGATTTGGGTGAAGACCCGGATTTCTATCTCGCCCGGGTCAACTGGTCTGCCGATGGCAAGACGCTCTGGGTGCAGCGCCTCAGCCGCGACCAGAAGCGGCTTGATCTGCTCGCCTTTGATCCAGCGACCGGAAGCGCCAGCCCGGTATTGGCCGAAACGGCAGAGACCTTCGTCAATCTGCCCTCTAGCGGTTTTGGGCAGGGCGGCGAGCAGGGGCTTATCCCGCTAAAGGATGGCGGCTTTCTCTGGCTGTCCGAACGCGACGGTTTCATGCATCTCTATCGCTGGCGCGATGGTGGCCTGAGCCAGATTACCAAGGGCGAATGGGTCATCAGCAGCGTCGCCGGGATCAATGAGCCTGGCAATGTCGCCTATATTGTCGGCAATCGCGAGACGCCGCTGGAGCGGCATGTCTATGCGGTTTCGCTGGATGGCAGCGGCGAACCGAAACGGCTGACCGAGCGCGGCTATTGGCATGGTGGGACCAGCGATGGCAAAGGCACGCGCCTGTTGCTGCAGCGCCAAAGCCCGATGCAGCCGCCACAGGTCTATCTCGCGGATACCGAGGGCAAGCGCCTGCGCTGGATGGAAGAGAACAGCATCGGCGCGGACCATCCCTTCGCGCCTTACACCCATGTGCAGCGTGCGCCGGAATATGGCATGATCAACGCCGCTGATGGGCAGGTGATGCATTGGGAGGTGCTGAAGCCTGAAGGCGAGGGGCCGTTCCCGGTGATTTTCAATGTCTATGGCGGGCCGCATGCGCAGCGTGTCGCGCGCGGCTGGGTCAGCCCGGCTGATCTGTGGTGGGTAGAGCAGGGCTATGCCATTTTCAGCCTCGACAATCGCGGTTCGGGCAATCGCGGCCGCGCCTTTGAAGAGCCTATCCATCTTGCTCTTGGCGGTGTTGAGGTGGAAGATCAGCTCGCGGGCCTAGCCTGGCTGAAAGAACAGCCTTGGGCCGATGGCGACCGGATCGTCGCCAATGGCTGGTCCTATGGCGGTTATATGGTGCTCAAGCTGCTACAGGCGGCACCCGGCGATTTTGCCGGAGGCATATCCGGTGCGCCTGTTACGCAATGGGATTTGTACGATACCGCTTATACCGAGCGCTATCTCGGCGATCCCCGTGTTGCCCCGGATGTCTATAAGCGCGCCGATGTGCTGGGCCGCGTCGATGCGATCAAGGATCCGCTGCTGGTGGTGCATGGCATGAGCGACGACAATGTCATCTTCGATAACAGCGTGCGTTTATTTGCCGAGCTACAGCAGGCGCGGGTGCCTTTTGAAACCGCGGTCTATCCCGGACAGGCGCATGGCTTTCAGAGTACGGATATATTGGTCCACCGGGCGCTGACGCTGCAGCGCTTTCTCGATAAGGTCGCTCCAACGGACGACGCACGGGTTGCGGAACAATAA
- a CDS encoding CHASE2 domain-containing protein, producing MGRLSAYLERLGPAMVGFFALALVLGLMAFDPAPLQRVSMQVFDSLQRAAPWRLSEKPHVVVVDIDEESIARLGQWPWPRTDLATLTQRLGAAGASAVAYDIVFSEADRTSPEALAARYEAQDLNDALAGLPSHDALLAKSFTDVPVVAGYFFLDAEEGGRDVEPRASFTLSGTLPSRDVTIYSGALLPLPAIEQTAAGTGFVTLQSDADGIVRRVPMVAIQNGNLVPGLALETVRVALDTGSPNLLASDGTGETLSSPGAAVSVRLGDTDIPVNDAAEMWVHFPDKDTRMMVPAWQIISGAMSDDDLAKTVAGKAVFVGGSAEGLQDLVSTPLSGSAAGVTVHAAAAEQILSGHFLVRPDWARALEGVLVVLLGGVLALLLPRLGAALGALAALIGIVVVGLMTWFAFTEARYLLNPTWPILAIGAVYAVQTVAIFYREERQRSYIHAAFDRYLSPEMVRQIADDPGKLELGGEERDMSVLMCDIRGFSRISERYSPSEVIDFLISFLTPMSEILLAHKATLDKYIGDAVLAFWNAPLDDPDHPSNAAHAALDMVEKIKQLNATMDLQSGTSWPGNVRIGIGLNAGLCCVGNMGSRERLSYTLIGDTVNMTARLEGLTKVYGVSIAVGEVLAERLEDFALLELDQVRVIGREKPERIFALLGDAKLLSSEAFKGLSAAHGQMLKAYRAQHWDRSEKALEDSRELYEEFGMSGLYKLFAERIDGLRKKPPGLAWDGVYQAMTK from the coding sequence ATGGGGCGTTTGTCCGCCTATCTGGAACGCTTGGGTCCGGCGATGGTCGGATTTTTTGCTCTGGCACTGGTGCTGGGGCTCATGGCGTTTGACCCTGCACCGCTTCAGCGCGTGAGTATGCAAGTCTTTGATTCGCTGCAGCGCGCGGCGCCTTGGCGACTTAGCGAAAAACCGCATGTAGTGGTTGTCGATATTGATGAGGAATCCATTGCCCGTCTTGGTCAGTGGCCATGGCCACGCACGGACTTGGCCACACTGACACAGCGTCTCGGTGCAGCTGGTGCCAGTGCCGTTGCCTATGACATTGTTTTCTCTGAAGCTGATCGCACATCGCCCGAAGCATTGGCGGCACGATATGAGGCGCAAGACCTAAACGACGCCCTGGCAGGATTGCCCAGCCATGATGCCCTTTTAGCCAAGAGCTTTACCGATGTGCCGGTGGTGGCGGGCTATTTCTTTCTCGATGCCGAAGAGGGCGGACGCGATGTCGAGCCGCGCGCCAGCTTTACGCTTTCTGGAACACTGCCAAGTCGCGATGTAACCATCTATTCCGGCGCTTTGCTACCCCTACCTGCTATTGAGCAAACAGCGGCGGGGACCGGCTTTGTTACGTTGCAAAGCGATGCAGACGGGATTGTGCGGCGGGTACCGATGGTGGCGATCCAGAATGGCAATCTGGTCCCCGGCCTTGCTTTGGAGACTGTCCGCGTCGCGCTCGATACCGGATCGCCCAATCTCCTCGCCAGCGACGGGACCGGGGAAACTTTGTCGAGCCCCGGGGCTGCTGTTTCGGTACGGCTGGGTGATACTGACATACCGGTCAATGATGCGGCGGAGATGTGGGTCCATTTTCCCGATAAGGACACACGCATGATGGTGCCGGCGTGGCAGATCATCTCGGGGGCGATGTCGGACGATGATCTGGCCAAGACCGTTGCGGGCAAGGCCGTCTTTGTCGGCGGCAGCGCCGAGGGGCTGCAAGACCTTGTATCGACACCATTGAGCGGAAGCGCCGCTGGCGTCACCGTGCATGCGGCGGCGGCGGAGCAGATATTGAGCGGTCACTTTCTGGTGCGTCCCGATTGGGCGCGCGCGCTTGAGGGGGTTCTGGTTGTATTGCTCGGCGGAGTGCTTGCATTGCTCCTGCCGCGACTTGGTGCCGCCCTTGGTGCGCTTGCGGCCCTGATCGGGATTGTCGTGGTTGGTTTGATGACCTGGTTCGCCTTCACCGAAGCGCGCTATCTGCTCAACCCAACCTGGCCGATATTGGCTATCGGAGCTGTCTATGCAGTGCAGACGGTCGCCATATTTTATCGTGAAGAACGTCAGCGCAGCTATATCCACGCCGCTTTTGACCGCTATCTGTCGCCGGAAATGGTGCGCCAGATTGCTGATGATCCCGGCAAGCTCGAACTGGGTGGCGAAGAGCGCGACATGAGCGTGCTGATGTGCGACATTCGCGGCTTCAGTCGTATCTCGGAGCGCTATTCGCCAAGCGAGGTGATCGATTTTCTGATCAGCTTCCTTACGCCGATGAGCGAGATACTGCTCGCCCATAAAGCGACGCTCGACAAATATATTGGCGATGCGGTTCTCGCATTTTGGAATGCCCCTCTCGATGATCCGGACCATCCTTCCAACGCCGCCCATGCTGCATTGGACATGGTTGAGAAGATCAAGCAACTCAATGCGACGATGGACCTGCAATCGGGCACAAGCTGGCCGGGTAATGTCAGGATCGGCATTGGCCTAAATGCCGGGCTTTGCTGTGTCGGTAATATGGGATCGCGCGAGCGGCTTTCCTATACGCTTATTGGTGACACGGTGAACATGACCGCCCGGCTCGAGGGGCTGACCAAAGTCTATGGCGTGTCTATCGCTGTGGGCGAGGTGCTGGCCGAGCGGCTGGAAGATTTTGCCTTACTCGAACTGGACCAGGTGCGGGTGATCGGGCGCGAAAAGCCGGAGCGGATTTTTGCGTTGCTGGGGGATGCAAAACTGCTGTCGAGCGAGGCATTTAAAGGCTTGAGCGCGGCACATGGTCAGATGCTTAAGGCCTATCGCGCGCAACACTGGGATCGTTCGGAAAAAGCGCTTGAAGATAGTCGTGAGCTCTATGAGGAATTCGGCATGTCAGGTCTGTATAAGCTGTTTGCCGAGCGCATTGACGGATTGCGCAAGAAACCGCCGGGCCTCGCATGGGATGGCGTTTATCAGGCTATGACCAAGTGA